A section of the Saccharopolyspora gregorii genome encodes:
- a CDS encoding DUF2399 domain-containing protein, producing the protein MAEVSARVREQVRAAWGGAVLREFWAQAREALESAKRPDRFSVALPDETTRAAVSEIYGRELYLGHSRIMVAKLDQVLRADGRFGLGLAQVLEVLHGEPVATAGSGAPEPGSAAIAQAHAALAAHGLDRSPWAEAWARWLHQYGRVAEAELPRLTDRAGSVLAALALDPGAAPAVWVSRADLATPDEPTELDDGGALSRIVLRAAALAHHVDPPAGERERRSLWERCGVTVDDVAGTVLSWALPLRGADAWSRSITGRTELGLPTHLTHRDLAAAPERLVEPGAVVAVCERPRLVEASVRAGIRHPLVCVSGTPSTVALALLDRLRADGALLRHHGDFDWPGIAVARSLWSERQVGLWRMSAADYRAAVDRAARERLDLPNLVGTPVETPWDPELAELMSTASRAVEEETFLSTLLDDLRTGTLP; encoded by the coding sequence ATGGCTGAGGTGTCCGCGCGGGTCCGCGAGCAGGTCCGCGCCGCGTGGGGCGGTGCGGTGCTGCGCGAGTTCTGGGCGCAGGCCCGGGAAGCGCTGGAATCGGCGAAGCGGCCGGACCGGTTCTCCGTCGCGCTGCCCGACGAGACGACCCGCGCCGCGGTCAGCGAGATCTACGGCCGGGAGCTGTACCTCGGGCACTCCCGGATCATGGTGGCGAAGCTGGACCAGGTGCTGCGCGCCGACGGCCGGTTCGGGCTCGGGCTGGCGCAGGTGCTGGAGGTGCTGCACGGCGAGCCCGTCGCCACCGCCGGTTCCGGTGCGCCGGAACCGGGATCCGCCGCGATCGCGCAGGCGCACGCGGCCCTCGCCGCGCACGGCCTGGACCGCTCGCCGTGGGCGGAGGCGTGGGCGCGCTGGCTGCACCAGTACGGCCGCGTCGCCGAGGCCGAGCTGCCGCGGCTCACCGACCGGGCCGGGTCGGTGCTGGCCGCGCTCGCCCTGGACCCGGGCGCGGCCCCGGCGGTGTGGGTGTCCCGCGCCGACCTCGCCACGCCGGACGAGCCGACCGAGCTCGACGACGGCGGCGCGCTGAGCCGCATCGTGCTGCGCGCCGCCGCGCTCGCCCACCACGTGGACCCGCCCGCCGGCGAACGGGAGCGCCGGTCGTTGTGGGAGCGCTGCGGGGTGACCGTGGACGACGTGGCGGGCACGGTGCTGAGCTGGGCGCTGCCGCTGCGCGGCGCGGACGCCTGGTCCCGGTCGATCACCGGCCGCACCGAGCTGGGCCTGCCCACGCACCTCACCCACCGCGACCTGGCGGCCGCCCCGGAACGGCTCGTCGAACCCGGCGCGGTGGTGGCGGTGTGCGAGCGGCCGCGGCTCGTGGAGGCGTCGGTGCGGGCGGGGATCCGGCATCCGCTGGTGTGCGTGTCGGGCACCCCGTCGACGGTGGCGCTGGCGCTGCTGGACCGGCTGCGGGCGGACGGCGCGCTGCTGCGCCACCACGGGGACTTCGACTGGCCGGGCATCGCGGTCGCCCGCTCGCTGTGGTCGGAGCGCCAGGTGGGGTTGTGGCGCATGTCGGCGGCCGACTACCGGGCCGCGGTGGACCGGGCCGCGCGGGAGCGGCTGGACCTGCCGAACCTCGTCGGCACCCCGGTCGAGACGCCGTGGGACCCGGAGCTGGCGGAGCTCATGTCCACCGCGTCCCGCGCGGTGGAGGAGGAGACGTTCCTGTCCACCCTCCTGGACGACCTCCGCACCGGGACGCTCCCCTGA
- a CDS encoding aminotransferase class V-fold PLP-dependent enzyme has product MSSPLAIHGGPPVVRTAGPQISWPPVDINTAVAVTAQLYSAVSLPGRTGIVAELEGKLAEFFGVRHAIATSSGTAALHAAYSALGLAEGDEVIVPAYTAHPTATPLFHLRVKPVLVDCDELGNIDPLQVEAAITPFTKAIVATHLWGVPARIEALAEIAERRGLRLVEDGSHAHGAAVGGRRVGTFGDVAAFSMGGSKPLSAGEGGFVLTDDDDLHHRVLLHGQDGARCRGEIPIDHPLRRYVVTGTGLAQRIHPLAAALALGQLDELDRRLGGRRQLAAHMIAELRGLPGIGVPEVPARVAPAWYALALVHRPEELGGLPVDALVAALRAEGCLEVDHPRAPRPLNEHPLFDAPNRMFPNLPEGWPRYRAGQYPRAERRHRNTLTVTVPHDDPALAEGYVRAFRKVVTHHRTLIEPT; this is encoded by the coding sequence GTGAGCAGCCCCTTGGCGATCCACGGCGGTCCACCCGTGGTGCGGACCGCAGGACCGCAGATCTCCTGGCCGCCGGTGGACATCAACACCGCGGTCGCGGTCACCGCGCAGCTCTACAGCGCGGTGTCGCTGCCCGGCCGCACCGGGATCGTCGCCGAGCTGGAGGGGAAGCTGGCCGAGTTCTTCGGCGTGCGGCACGCGATCGCCACCTCGTCCGGGACGGCAGCGCTGCACGCCGCGTACTCGGCGCTGGGGCTGGCCGAGGGCGACGAGGTGATCGTGCCCGCCTACACCGCGCACCCCACCGCGACGCCGCTGTTCCACCTGCGGGTCAAACCGGTGCTGGTCGACTGCGACGAGCTGGGCAACATCGATCCGCTGCAGGTGGAAGCGGCGATCACGCCGTTCACCAAGGCGATCGTGGCCACCCACCTGTGGGGCGTGCCCGCCCGGATCGAGGCGCTCGCGGAGATCGCCGAGCGGCGCGGGCTGCGGCTGGTGGAGGACGGCTCGCACGCGCACGGTGCCGCGGTCGGCGGGCGGCGCGTCGGCACCTTCGGGGACGTGGCGGCGTTCAGCATGGGCGGGTCGAAGCCGCTGTCGGCGGGGGAGGGCGGGTTCGTGCTCACCGACGACGACGACCTGCACCACCGGGTGCTGCTGCACGGCCAGGACGGCGCCAGGTGCCGCGGCGAGATCCCCATCGACCACCCGCTGCGCCGCTACGTCGTCACCGGGACCGGGCTGGCGCAGCGGATCCACCCGCTGGCGGCGGCGCTCGCGCTGGGCCAGCTCGACGAGCTGGACCGCAGGCTCGGCGGGCGGCGGCAGCTGGCCGCGCACATGATCGCGGAGCTGCGCGGGTTGCCCGGCATCGGTGTGCCGGAGGTGCCGGCGCGGGTGGCGCCCGCCTGGTACGCGCTGGCGCTGGTGCACCGGCCGGAGGAGCTGGGCGGGCTGCCGGTGGACGCGCTCGTCGCCGCGCTGCGCGCCGAGGGCTGCCTGGAGGTGGACCACCCGCGGGCGCCGCGACCGCTGAACGAGCACCCGCTGTTCGACGCGCCGAACCGGATGTTCCCGAACCTGCCGGAGGGGTGGCCGCGCTACCGCGCCGGGCAGTACCCCCGGGCCGAGCGCAGGCACCGCAACACCCTCACCGTCACCGTCCCGCACGACGACCCGGCCTTGGCGGAGGGCTACGTCCGCGCGTTCCGGAAGGTCGTCACCCACCACCGCACGCTGATCGAACCCACCTGA
- a CDS encoding peptide deformylase: MSSRTRTPDAMGMVTMTGQAKADLDAAAEQDAFVAEFRRWRDVRGLSRSALAREMGYSRSYVSKVESGGEHASREFAQAADGALNAGGSLRRAWREQNAVPAPRKPSPPQHAAPAIEPAGGLVVEHDHAELFYVNGSYRATMRRHLVNNGTEPITRYLIRVSVDRFPGDPERSNRLYRDNPLTWEEIDLQAWHGEKRQEPMRWSVQHDRDAFKEVWLLFANDSGRFPLYPGESAWIEYTYTVSDDKWGHWFRRAVRLPTTRLSVTLNFPTELDPAVWGLHTSMTAESMPFHTAIETRHEQGRTIYAWSTEDPPLHARYRLEWHFRNDSPTAPSGPPKPSETMTALGIVQEGDPMLRRSARPFTLPAEAEDARRVINELHSATQRISKAHTFGKGMGIAAPQIGIERAAAIVRPPGSDDLITLLNPRVIESGEQGDEQYEGCLSFFDVRCLVPRPAVVHVEHQDITGERRITIFERGVARLVAHEVDHLYGVLCSDHLPPDVAPIPVEQYRGTGSNWHYPEG, encoded by the coding sequence GTGAGCTCACGCACACGCACGCCGGACGCGATGGGGATGGTGACCATGACCGGCCAGGCGAAAGCGGACCTGGACGCCGCAGCCGAACAAGACGCCTTCGTCGCCGAATTCCGGCGGTGGCGCGACGTTCGCGGCCTGTCCAGATCAGCGCTGGCCCGGGAGATGGGCTACAGCCGGTCGTACGTGTCGAAGGTCGAGAGCGGCGGGGAGCACGCATCCCGCGAGTTCGCGCAGGCCGCCGACGGCGCGTTGAACGCAGGCGGCTCGCTGCGACGCGCCTGGCGGGAGCAGAACGCGGTTCCCGCTCCGCGCAAGCCCAGCCCGCCCCAGCACGCCGCCCCGGCCATCGAACCCGCGGGCGGGCTGGTGGTCGAGCACGATCACGCGGAACTGTTCTACGTCAACGGTTCCTACCGCGCCACCATGCGGCGACATCTGGTCAACAACGGCACCGAGCCGATCACGCGCTACCTGATCCGGGTCTCGGTGGACCGGTTCCCCGGCGACCCGGAACGCTCCAACCGGCTGTACCGGGACAATCCGCTGACGTGGGAGGAGATCGACCTCCAGGCCTGGCACGGGGAGAAGCGCCAGGAACCGATGCGCTGGAGCGTGCAGCACGACCGGGACGCGTTCAAGGAGGTGTGGCTGCTCTTCGCGAACGACTCGGGCCGATTTCCCTTGTATCCCGGGGAAAGCGCGTGGATCGAGTACACCTACACCGTCAGCGACGACAAGTGGGGCCACTGGTTCCGGCGGGCCGTGCGGCTGCCCACGACGCGGTTATCGGTGACGTTGAACTTCCCCACCGAGCTGGACCCCGCGGTGTGGGGCCTGCACACCTCGATGACCGCGGAATCCATGCCGTTCCACACCGCGATCGAAACCCGCCACGAGCAGGGCCGCACGATCTACGCGTGGTCCACCGAAGATCCGCCGCTGCACGCGCGGTACCGGCTGGAGTGGCACTTCCGCAACGACTCCCCCACCGCGCCGTCCGGGCCGCCGAAACCCAGCGAGACCATGACCGCGCTCGGCATCGTGCAGGAGGGCGATCCGATGCTGCGCCGCTCGGCACGGCCGTTCACGCTGCCTGCCGAGGCCGAGGACGCCCGCCGCGTGATCAACGAGCTGCACTCGGCGACGCAGCGCATCTCGAAGGCGCACACCTTCGGCAAGGGCATGGGCATCGCGGCGCCGCAGATCGGCATCGAGCGGGCCGCGGCCATCGTCCGCCCGCCCGGCAGCGACGACCTGATCACGTTGCTGAACCCGCGCGTCATCGAATCCGGCGAGCAGGGCGACGAGCAGTACGAGGGGTGCTTGAGCTTCTTCGACGTGCGCTGCCTCGTGCCGCGCCCGGCGGTGGTGCACGTGGAGCACCAGGACATCACCGGGGAACGCCGGATCACGATCTTCGAGCGGGGCGTGGCGCGGCTGGTGGCGCACGAGGTGGACCATCTCTACGGGGTGCTGTGCAGCGACCACCTGCCGCCGGACGTGGCGCCGATCCCGGTGGAGCAGTACCGCGGCACCGGCTCGAACTGGCATTACCCGGAAGGCTGA
- a CDS encoding esterase FrsA, whose protein sequence is MFTFPVEPADLFTERARNFRSWGVPTAVIARVRHRVDDVWGRGRTGWVPVWAEEARRAEIEQDWARAAACWGAARFPCLATADRREAYARQLDCFRHATANLPVAFRRYQLDVPYRQRSTRVTAHVYRRRRGVSDQLLLLCGGVDTWKVELHRMALRISLVSGLTVAAVDMPGTGESRVPLAADADLLLAGTTRQLADRTRCAKTAVLGLSFGGHWAAKLALTGRVDAAIDLGGPIGACGSAVDVLGLPHGMAGSVGNALHLAEPPGRAEADRFSLEFSLRRQGLLSTRSAAPLLAINGTGDPYVPLRDTIALADRPEAEVWLVPGTGHCARERLPRVLPPAIAWLLAELSPRSVRRQLAARALRTSLGDAVTGPAHVTGTDGHVETISARTRRPHRASGPGAA, encoded by the coding sequence ATGTTCACCTTTCCCGTGGAACCAGCGGACCTGTTCACCGAGCGTGCTCGGAACTTCCGGAGCTGGGGCGTGCCGACGGCGGTGATCGCCCGCGTCCGGCACCGCGTCGACGACGTGTGGGGGCGCGGCCGCACCGGCTGGGTCCCGGTCTGGGCGGAGGAGGCCCGGCGCGCCGAGATCGAGCAGGACTGGGCGCGCGCCGCCGCCTGCTGGGGCGCCGCCCGGTTCCCCTGCCTCGCCACCGCGGACCGGCGGGAGGCCTACGCCCGCCAGCTCGACTGCTTCCGGCACGCCACCGCGAACCTGCCCGTCGCGTTCCGGCGCTACCAGCTCGACGTCCCCTACCGGCAGCGGTCCACCCGCGTCACCGCGCACGTCTACCGGCGGCGCCGCGGCGTGAGCGACCAGCTGCTGCTGCTCTGCGGCGGCGTCGACACCTGGAAGGTCGAACTGCACCGGATGGCGCTGCGCATCTCGCTGGTCAGCGGGCTCACCGTCGCCGCCGTCGACATGCCCGGCACCGGCGAATCCCGGGTGCCGCTGGCCGCCGACGCCGACCTGCTGCTCGCGGGCACCACCCGGCAGCTCGCCGACCGCACCCGGTGCGCGAAGACCGCGGTGCTCGGCCTGAGCTTCGGCGGGCACTGGGCGGCGAAGCTCGCGCTCACCGGCAGGGTCGACGCCGCCATCGACCTCGGCGGGCCGATCGGGGCGTGCGGCTCCGCCGTCGACGTGCTCGGGCTGCCGCACGGCATGGCCGGGTCCGTCGGCAACGCGCTGCACCTGGCCGAGCCGCCCGGGCGGGCCGAAGCCGACCGGTTCTCCCTGGAGTTCTCGCTGCGCAGGCAGGGCCTGCTCAGCACCCGGTCCGCGGCCCCGCTGCTGGCGATCAACGGCACCGGCGACCCGTACGTGCCGCTGCGGGACACCATCGCGCTCGCCGACCGGCCGGAGGCGGAGGTGTGGCTGGTGCCCGGCACCGGGCACTGCGCGCGGGAACGGCTGCCGCGAGTGCTGCCGCCCGCCATCGCCTGGTTGCTGGCGGAGCTCTCGCCGCGCTCGGTGCGCAGGCAGCTCGCCGCGCGGGCGCTGCGCACCTCGCTCGGCGACGCCGTCACCGGCCCCGCGCACGTCACCGGCACCGACGGGCACGTCGAGACGATCAGCGCCCGCACCCGCCGCCCGCACCGCGCGAGCGGCCCCGGCGCCGCCTGA
- a CDS encoding sodium:solute symporter family protein: MHPLDWVIIAGYLLIMLAIGVWAHRQVADTADFFTAGGRMPWWLAGISHHMSGYSAVVFVAYAGVAYDQGIVSYVVFMFPLAVATGIGAFLFAPKWNRLRTHYRIASPLEYLARRFDVPTQQVLAWSGSLLKVFDVAAKWSAIALLLNEFVGIPLGWGIVITAAVTLVYCTAGGLWADALTELGQFVIQGVAAFAMIGAVGIALADRGFSYANFWSALPAGHTAPTTSSYPAYFLLVYVLVKTFEYNGGMWNLAQRYIATPTSAAARRTALLSSALYLVWPIVLMLPMFAAPLLVRVENSEDVYAQMALQFLPAGLLGLVLVGVFSHTMAMAASDATAISAVMTRDVLPRVWRRAGEFTDEQFLRAGRVLTVVFVFLSVVLALNAENLGGVLGIIVAWVGALIGPISIPMMLGMLRPFRHVGPTAALISWAGGLLTFALAKYALGLSEAITVVSPVLVSLLLFVAVGAWYRDAPPAAEEIAEALTRDPDPELAAT; the protein is encoded by the coding sequence ATGCACCCGTTGGACTGGGTGATCATCGCAGGGTACCTGCTGATCATGCTGGCGATCGGTGTCTGGGCGCATCGCCAGGTCGCCGACACCGCGGACTTCTTCACGGCGGGCGGCCGGATGCCGTGGTGGCTGGCCGGGATCTCGCACCACATGTCCGGCTACAGCGCCGTCGTGTTCGTCGCCTACGCCGGGGTCGCCTACGACCAGGGCATCGTGTCCTACGTCGTGTTCATGTTCCCGCTGGCCGTCGCCACCGGAATCGGGGCCTTCCTGTTCGCCCCCAAGTGGAACCGGCTGCGCACGCACTACCGCATCGCCTCCCCGCTGGAGTACCTCGCCCGGCGGTTCGACGTGCCGACCCAGCAGGTGCTGGCGTGGAGCGGTTCGCTGCTGAAGGTGTTCGACGTGGCGGCCAAGTGGTCGGCGATCGCGTTGCTGCTCAACGAGTTCGTCGGCATCCCGCTCGGCTGGGGCATCGTGATCACCGCGGCGGTGACGCTGGTGTACTGCACCGCGGGCGGGTTGTGGGCCGACGCGCTCACCGAGCTGGGGCAGTTCGTGATCCAGGGGGTCGCGGCGTTCGCGATGATCGGTGCGGTCGGCATCGCCTTGGCGGACCGGGGATTCAGCTACGCGAACTTCTGGTCCGCGTTACCGGCGGGCCACACCGCGCCGACCACGAGCAGCTATCCGGCGTACTTCCTGCTGGTGTACGTGCTGGTGAAGACGTTCGAGTACAACGGCGGCATGTGGAACCTGGCGCAGCGCTACATCGCCACCCCCACCTCGGCGGCGGCGCGGCGCACGGCGCTGCTGTCCAGCGCGCTCTACCTGGTGTGGCCCATCGTGCTGATGCTGCCGATGTTCGCGGCACCGCTGCTGGTGCGGGTGGAGAACTCCGAGGACGTCTACGCCCAGATGGCCTTGCAGTTCCTGCCCGCGGGGCTGCTGGGGCTGGTGCTGGTCGGCGTCTTCTCGCACACGATGGCGATGGCCGCGTCCGACGCCACCGCGATCTCGGCGGTGATGACCCGCGACGTGCTGCCGCGGGTGTGGCGCCGTGCCGGGGAGTTCACCGACGAGCAGTTCCTGCGGGCGGGCCGGGTGCTCACGGTGGTGTTCGTGTTCCTCAGCGTGGTGCTCGCGCTGAACGCGGAGAACCTCGGCGGCGTGCTGGGCATCATCGTCGCCTGGGTGGGCGCGCTGATCGGGCCGATCTCGATCCCGATGATGCTGGGGATGCTGCGGCCGTTCCGGCACGTCGGGCCCACCGCCGCGCTGATCTCCTGGGCGGGCGGACTGCTCACCTTCGCGCTCGCGAAGTACGCGCTGGGACTGTCCGAGGCGATCACGGTGGTCTCGCCGGTGCTCGTGTCGTTGCTGCTGTTCGTGGCGGTCGGCGCCTGGTACCGGGATGCTCCGCCCGCGGCGGAGGAGATCGCCGAGGCGCTCACCCGCGATCCGGATCCGGAGCTCGCCGCGACGTGA
- a CDS encoding mannitol dehydrogenase family protein: MLLDREAEPAPVRAVHLGLGGFHRAHQAWYTAADPEWGIAAYTFRSTELPAALTAQGGMYSLLVRGADDPVRTVGSLSRAHAGAEADQWLADLAAPEVAVVTLTATEAAYRVPPPGRDSAISRLVAGLRARFRASAAPITLVPCDNVPDNGAVLRSVLREAAADGDAAFAAWLEAGVLVVSTVVDRITPATTPADVRVVHELSGIRDAVPVVTEPYAEWLLAGDFPGGRPRWERAGARLVDSVDDYQRRKLWLLNGAHSLLAYAGPGRGRGTVREAMDDPVLAGLVESWWDTAARHLPLPAAELDEYRAALRRRFAAPGVEHRLRQIAVDGSQKIPARVLPVLHRERGAGRLPEAAVVVLAAWIAHFRGGDVHDPRSADLVPAARSGARAVLAALDADLASDDELIAAIDAEVPGTAGDEP, translated from the coding sequence ATGCTGCTGGACCGGGAGGCCGAGCCCGCCCCCGTCCGCGCCGTGCACCTGGGGCTCGGCGGGTTCCACCGCGCGCACCAGGCCTGGTACACCGCCGCCGATCCGGAGTGGGGCATCGCGGCGTACACGTTCCGCAGCACCGAGCTGCCCGCGGCGCTCACGGCGCAGGGCGGGATGTACTCGCTGCTGGTGCGCGGTGCGGACGATCCGGTGCGCACCGTCGGCTCGCTCAGCCGCGCGCACGCGGGTGCGGAGGCGGACCAGTGGCTCGCCGACCTCGCCGCGCCCGAGGTGGCGGTGGTGACGCTCACCGCGACGGAGGCGGCCTACCGGGTGCCGCCGCCGGGGCGGGACTCCGCGATCTCCCGGCTGGTGGCGGGATTGCGGGCGCGGTTCCGGGCGTCCGCCGCACCGATCACCCTGGTGCCCTGCGACAACGTGCCGGACAACGGCGCGGTGCTGCGTTCGGTGTTGCGCGAGGCGGCGGCGGATGGCGACGCGGCGTTCGCGGCGTGGCTGGAAGCCGGGGTGTTGGTCGTGAGCACCGTGGTGGACCGGATCACGCCCGCCACCACACCCGCCGACGTGCGGGTCGTGCACGAGCTGAGCGGGATCCGCGACGCGGTGCCGGTGGTGACCGAGCCGTACGCGGAATGGCTCCTGGCGGGCGACTTCCCCGGCGGGCGGCCGCGCTGGGAGCGGGCGGGCGCGCGGCTGGTCGACTCCGTCGACGACTACCAGCGGCGGAAGTTGTGGCTGCTCAACGGCGCGCACAGCCTGCTCGCCTACGCCGGGCCGGGCCGCGGCCGGGGCACGGTGCGGGAGGCGATGGACGATCCGGTGCTCGCGGGGCTGGTCGAGTCGTGGTGGGACACCGCCGCGCGGCACCTGCCGCTGCCCGCGGCGGAACTCGACGAGTACCGGGCCGCGCTGCGGCGGCGCTTCGCGGCACCGGGCGTCGAGCACCGGTTGCGGCAGATCGCGGTGGACGGTTCGCAGAAGATCCCGGCGCGCGTGCTGCCGGTGCTGCACCGCGAACGCGGCGCCGGTCGGCTGCCGGAGGCCGCGGTGGTGGTGCTCGCCGCGTGGATCGCCCACTTCCGCGGCGGTGACGTCCACGATCCGAGGTCCGCGGACCTCGTACCGGCGGCGCGTTCCGGCGCCCGCGCGGTGCTCGCGGCCCTCGACGCGGACCTGGCCTCGGACGACGAGCTGATCGCGGCGATCGACGCCGAGGTCCCGGGCACCGCCGGCGACGAGCCCTAG
- the uxaC gene encoding glucuronate isomerase, with amino-acid sequence MSSGSTSSAAMPLAPHPDRLLPSDPVQRPIARRLYEHVRDLPLISPHGHVDPELLAADRPFADPAELLVTPDHYVTRLLHAHGVPLHECGLPGGPEEPAPPREVWRAFCSHWHLFLGTASRQWLEAELHDVLGVAVQPAAETADALFDELTERLARPELRPRALYRSFGIEVLATTDDPADDLRHHRALAEDPSWQGRVVPTFRPDRYLDATRPDWSAALDRLAEVSGIDTGDYRGLVRALEARREFFRAHGATATDHGAPDPRMEFLPEHEASRLFGEVRAGRGDAALLSRQLLGEMARMSSEDGLVLALHTGSLRNHHPETFARYGPDTGHDIPTRAEFTESLRPMLRRFGTDPRFRTVLCTLDETVFSRELAPIAGFYPSVYLGAPWWFLDAPRAMRRFRDAVTETAGFHRTAGFIDDTRGFCSIPARHDTARRVDAGHLASLVAEHVLGEDDAAQVLRDLNDRQPRTAFRL; translated from the coding sequence ATGTCCAGTGGTTCCACCTCGTCGGCGGCGATGCCGCTCGCGCCGCACCCCGATCGGCTGCTGCCGAGCGATCCGGTGCAACGGCCCATCGCCCGGCGCCTCTACGAGCACGTCCGCGACCTGCCGCTGATCAGCCCGCACGGGCACGTCGATCCCGAGCTGCTCGCGGCGGACCGGCCGTTCGCCGATCCGGCGGAGCTGCTGGTCACGCCCGATCACTACGTGACGCGGCTGCTGCACGCCCACGGCGTCCCGCTGCACGAGTGCGGGCTCCCCGGTGGTCCGGAGGAACCGGCGCCACCGCGCGAGGTGTGGCGGGCGTTCTGCTCGCACTGGCACCTGTTCCTCGGCACCGCGTCCCGGCAGTGGCTGGAAGCGGAGCTGCACGACGTGCTGGGCGTGGCGGTCCAGCCCGCGGCGGAGACCGCCGACGCGCTGTTCGACGAGCTCACCGAACGACTGGCCCGCCCCGAGCTGCGGCCGCGCGCGCTGTACCGCTCGTTCGGCATCGAGGTGCTGGCCACCACCGACGATCCCGCCGACGATCTGCGCCACCACCGCGCGCTCGCCGAGGACCCGAGCTGGCAGGGGCGGGTGGTGCCGACGTTCCGCCCGGACCGCTACCTCGACGCGACCCGCCCGGACTGGTCCGCGGCGCTGGACCGGCTGGCCGAGGTCAGCGGCATCGACACCGGCGACTACCGCGGCCTGGTCCGGGCATTGGAGGCGCGGCGCGAGTTCTTCCGCGCGCACGGCGCCACCGCGACCGACCACGGCGCCCCGGACCCGCGCATGGAGTTCCTGCCGGAGCACGAGGCTTCCCGGCTGTTCGGCGAGGTGCGCGCCGGCCGCGGCGACGCGGCGCTGCTGTCGCGCCAGCTGCTCGGCGAGATGGCCCGGATGTCCAGCGAGGACGGCCTGGTGCTGGCGCTGCACACCGGGAGCCTGCGCAACCACCACCCGGAGACCTTCGCCCGCTACGGCCCCGACACCGGCCACGACATCCCCACCCGTGCGGAGTTCACCGAGTCGCTGCGCCCGATGCTGCGGCGGTTCGGCACCGATCCGCGGTTCCGGACCGTGCTGTGCACGCTCGACGAGACGGTGTTCTCCCGCGAGCTCGCGCCGATCGCCGGGTTCTACCCGTCGGTGTACCTGGGCGCGCCGTGGTGGTTCCTGGACGCGCCGCGCGCGATGCGGCGGTTCCGGGACGCCGTCACCGAGACGGCCGGTTTCCACCGCACCGCCGGATTCATCGACGACACACGGGGTTTCTGCTCCATCCCCGCCCGGCACGACACCGCGCGCCGGGTGGACGCCGGGCACCTCGCCTCGCTCGTCGCGGAGCACGTGCTCGGCGAGGACGACGCCGCGCAGGTCCTGCGCGACCTCAACGACCGCCAGCCCCGGACCGCCTTCCGGTTGTGA
- a CDS encoding LacI family DNA-binding transcriptional regulator — translation MAERRPTIYDVARRCGVAASTVSRAFDNPSRVSATTRNLVRAAAAEIGYEPRPLARAEAPGRSRTLMLVVTDIANPCYAGLIKAAQSRAIERHYALALTDSDESPQVEAGNLRHLLANSTGGILATSRLADDSVRQLARHRPLVMVNRVIEGLPSLVVDTAAGMRTAVRHLAAFGHRRIAYLSGPRNSWINGQRWGAVHAEAASLGLRSSFLGPRPPTREGGRDAAEAFVLDGATAAIAYNDLVAIGAMQRLQVMGLRLPEDRSVVGCDDIFGADLVVPGLTTIAGPAEQVGGCAVDAVHAELTGGGTRSRTFDAHLVVRGSTGPATDGN, via the coding sequence GTGGCCGAGCGCAGACCGACGATCTACGACGTGGCGCGGCGCTGCGGCGTCGCCGCGTCCACCGTGTCCCGCGCGTTCGACAATCCGTCGCGGGTCAGCGCCACGACCCGCAACCTGGTCCGGGCCGCGGCGGCGGAGATCGGGTACGAGCCGCGCCCGCTGGCCAGGGCCGAAGCGCCCGGCCGGTCCCGCACGTTGATGCTGGTCGTCACGGACATCGCCAACCCCTGCTACGCCGGGTTGATCAAGGCCGCGCAGTCCCGCGCCATCGAGCGGCACTACGCGCTGGCGCTCACCGACAGCGACGAGTCGCCGCAGGTGGAGGCCGGGAACCTGCGGCACCTGCTGGCGAATTCGACCGGCGGGATCCTCGCCACCTCCCGGCTCGCCGACGACTCGGTGCGGCAGCTGGCGCGGCACCGGCCGCTGGTGATGGTGAACCGGGTGATCGAGGGCCTGCCGAGCCTGGTGGTGGACACCGCGGCCGGGATGCGCACCGCGGTCCGCCACCTCGCCGCGTTCGGGCACCGGCGCATCGCCTACCTGTCCGGCCCGCGCAATTCGTGGATCAACGGGCAGCGCTGGGGGGCGGTGCACGCCGAAGCCGCGTCCTTGGGCTTGCGGTCGTCGTTCCTCGGGCCGCGCCCGCCGACCAGGGAGGGCGGCCGGGACGCGGCGGAGGCGTTCGTCCTGGACGGGGCCACCGCGGCCATCGCCTACAACGACCTCGTCGCCATCGGTGCGATGCAACGCCTGCAGGTCATGGGTCTGCGGTTGCCGGAGGACCGCAGCGTCGTCGGGTGCGACGACATCTTCGGCGCCGACCTGGTGGTGCCCGGGTTGACCACCATCGCGGGGCCCGCCGAGCAGGTCGGCGGTTGCGCGGTCGACGCGGTGCACGCCGAGCTGACCGGCGGCGGCACCAGGTCCAGGACGTTCGACGCGCACCTCGTGGTCCGCGGGTCCACCGGCCCGGCAACCGATGGCAACTAG